The following proteins come from a genomic window of Campylobacter concisus:
- a CDS encoding DKNYY domain-containing protein, whose protein sequence is MLKKHPLISVIIAIVVIFFATYFFIFGLATILDDDIGDSKELNNSYFYVKDDKVYAMVPSGGEFELIGVRASKFRYIDTGKYDNRNVGASDKAVYCGNLVMSGLDPNGVRALGNGYFGDGKITYFCDSESETNLEISALKEFWDIFSHKMFNTPKAQTHIYKFRQVDNVNLAAILGFGYASDGVKVYHDGKELEGANASNMRYIEQASGRKSIHFTTDGENVYYDSTKLGIKFSPQMRDIGEIWRIHYLYEPNSGMVYANDHEFDPKFAPYEPLFNIKDEHSYHALFRGKGGIYHWERKWQWYNSIDEGEFVRDGDDPFKGEITPLYGDVVISDGKTYFLKTYEIWHNTKISHGLSSRHTFIVRLDTKEQWRKIGLVRNDGYGAVYANGDKTYYFDNVGYGWHFNSSVYDINDLGVVEILTRPYGPNVKNLKLDEIVKMVDQGAMVPAEGEVVIDAISDFDDYSQKYAYWIFLAIAFIVSVVGAIFKNKKQKSGLKKRVDDYR, encoded by the coding sequence ATGTTAAAAAAACATCCGCTAATCTCAGTAATAATCGCCATAGTTGTGATATTTTTTGCTACCTACTTTTTTATCTTTGGGTTAGCTACTATTTTAGATGACGACATTGGTGATAGTAAAGAGTTAAATAATAGCTATTTTTATGTCAAAGATGACAAGGTCTATGCCATGGTGCCAAGTGGTGGTGAATTTGAACTAATAGGCGTGAGGGCCAGTAAATTTAGATACATTGACACTGGCAAATACGACAACAGAAACGTTGGCGCTAGCGATAAGGCAGTATATTGTGGTAATCTCGTGATGAGTGGGCTTGATCCAAATGGCGTTAGAGCGCTTGGCAATGGCTACTTTGGCGATGGCAAGATAACATACTTTTGCGATAGCGAAAGCGAGACAAACCTTGAAATATCCGCACTTAAAGAGTTTTGGGACATCTTCTCACATAAAATGTTTAACACTCCAAAAGCGCAAACTCATATCTATAAATTTAGACAGGTTGATAACGTAAATTTAGCAGCGATCTTGGGCTTTGGCTACGCAAGCGACGGCGTGAAGGTCTATCATGATGGCAAAGAGCTAGAGGGCGCAAATGCTAGCAATATGCGATACATCGAGCAGGCATCTGGCAGAAAGAGCATACATTTTACGACTGACGGAGAAAATGTCTATTATGACAGCACAAAATTAGGGATCAAATTTAGCCCACAAATGCGTGATATCGGCGAGATATGGCGCATTCACTATCTTTATGAGCCAAATTCTGGCATGGTTTATGCAAACGATCACGAATTTGACCCAAAATTTGCCCCATACGAGCCACTTTTTAACATAAAAGATGAGCACTCCTATCATGCGCTCTTTCGTGGCAAAGGCGGTATCTATCACTGGGAGCGAAAGTGGCAGTGGTATAACAGCATAGATGAGGGTGAGTTTGTAAGAGACGGCGATGATCCATTTAAAGGCGAGATAACGCCGCTATATGGCGACGTGGTGATAAGTGATGGCAAGACATATTTTTTAAAAACCTATGAAATTTGGCACAACACAAAAATTAGCCACGGCCTAAGCTCACGCCACACGTTTATCGTAAGGCTTGATACAAAAGAGCAGTGGCGAAAGATAGGGCTTGTAAGAAACGATGGCTACGGAGCGGTCTATGCAAATGGCGATAAGACATATTATTTTGATAACGTCGGCTACGGCTGGCATTTTAACAGCAGTGTTTATGATATAAACGACCTTGGTGTGGTTGAAATTCTCACTCGTCCTTATGGCCCAAATGTTAAGAATTTAAAACTTGATGAGATAGTAAAAATGGTAGATCAAGGCGCTATGGTGCCAGCTGAGGGCGAGGTGGTGATCGATGCGATAAGCGACTTTGATGATTACTCGCAAAAATATGCCTACTGGATATTTTTAGCCATTGCATTCATAGTCTCGGTAGTTGGCGCTATTTTTAAAAACAAAAAGCAAAAAAGTGGGCTTAAAAAAAGGGTGGATGATTATAGATAA
- a CDS encoding DKNYY domain-containing protein → MRKITIRFVYFLVILTLFFVLAMLYLWHEGEYQRGFANIDNSEFYRSPEGKIYVQISGSGKYELQGVDEASFRVLKLKHAYDYSNVAADKNSVYCAREILPGLDPNSTKVLGNGYISDGNISYYCSSRSKKKAGFNEFIAVMKSVAHIFIKSYDDSSYFYRTKLVESANLEPIFDAGFARDGGTLYYKGEKLDAQPSELRYITAENGAPSGYYTDGKSLFLGFYKLDASYSDEVRQICYDPKHDIEYLFEPKNGAVFANERKFSTQQMPYSAIYSVDNVHSFWPLFASKDGIYFWDSMKNEQAKISDYQLKGELKRLYADVFVDESSAYFLQQGEEWRRSRHGRHLVAQTVSLYKFAPSSSWREIGLVKDGEYGAVYANGEKVYFFSKIKPFYGIKHSVYEVADFSVIENLTRASKELSTKDISEMIKRGELVETSGEEVARSRIEYDSPKIILYITFGIAFVVIVLITLAKPKRDKSDLR, encoded by the coding sequence ATGAGAAAAATTACTATTAGATTTGTTTATTTTTTAGTTATCTTGACGCTATTTTTTGTTTTGGCGATGCTTTATCTCTGGCATGAGGGCGAGTATCAAAGAGGCTTTGCAAATATTGATAATAGTGAGTTTTACCGCTCACCAGAGGGTAAAATTTATGTTCAAATTTCAGGCAGCGGCAAGTATGAGCTACAAGGAGTTGATGAGGCTAGTTTTAGGGTTTTAAAGCTAAAACACGCGTATGATTACTCAAACGTGGCGGCTGATAAAAACAGCGTCTATTGCGCTAGAGAAATTTTGCCAGGTCTTGATCCAAACAGCACCAAAGTGCTTGGCAATGGCTATATAAGTGACGGCAATATAAGCTATTATTGCAGCTCTAGAAGTAAGAAAAAGGCGGGATTTAATGAATTTATCGCCGTCATGAAAAGCGTCGCTCACATCTTTATAAAAAGCTACGATGATAGCTCATATTTTTATAGGACAAAGCTGGTTGAAAGTGCAAATTTAGAGCCTATATTTGACGCTGGTTTTGCAAGAGATGGCGGCACGCTTTACTACAAGGGCGAAAAGCTTGACGCACAGCCTAGCGAGCTAAGATACATCACGGCAGAAAATGGCGCTCCTAGCGGATATTACACAGATGGTAAAAGCCTATTTTTAGGCTTTTATAAGCTTGATGCAAGCTACTCAGATGAGGTGCGCCAGATATGCTACGACCCCAAGCACGACATAGAATATCTTTTTGAACCAAAAAATGGGGCGGTGTTTGCAAATGAGCGTAAATTTAGCACTCAGCAGATGCCTTATAGTGCCATTTATAGCGTGGATAACGTGCACTCTTTTTGGCCTCTTTTTGCCAGCAAAGATGGAATTTACTTTTGGGATAGCATGAAAAACGAACAAGCTAAAATTTCAGACTACCAACTAAAAGGCGAGCTAAAAAGGCTCTATGCTGACGTTTTTGTAGATGAGAGCTCAGCGTATTTTTTACAGCAAGGCGAAGAGTGGCGGCGCTCAAGGCACGGCAGACACTTAGTGGCGCAAACAGTATCTTTATATAAATTTGCCCCAAGTAGCTCTTGGCGTGAGATAGGGCTGGTAAAAGATGGCGAGTATGGCGCAGTATATGCAAACGGCGAGAAGGTCTATTTTTTTAGCAAAATAAAGCCATTTTACGGCATAAAGCATAGCGTTTATGAGGTGGCTGATTTTAGCGTCATAGAAAATTTAACAAGAGCGTCTAAAGAGCTTAGCACAAAAGATATCAGCGAGATGATAAAACGCGGCGAACTAGTGGAGACAAGCGGCGAAGAGGTCGCAAGGTCGAGGATAGAGTATGACTCCCCAAAGATCATCTTATATATCACATTTGGCATTGCTTTTGTCGTCATAGTGCTAATAACTCTTGCAAAACCAAAGAGAGATAAAAGCGACTTGAGATAA